A stretch of Xenopus laevis strain J_2021 chromosome 8S, Xenopus_laevis_v10.1, whole genome shotgun sequence DNA encodes these proteins:
- the zbtb34.S gene encoding zinc finger and BTB domain-containing protein 34 has product MDSNSYIQFDVPEYSNTVLSQLNELRMQGKLCDIVVHIQGQPFRAHKAVLAASSPYFRDHSALSNMSGLSISVIKNPNVFEQLLSFCYTGRMSVQLKDVVSFLTAASFLQMQCVIDKCTHILETIHSKISVVEVNSVPGEDGLNGQNGVKDDGYFANPVEISPPYCGTIRQTIIGGDSKMEVISSKMLRSRSQEEGHSDRGSSGSISEHEVQIEGDPDQVDIRDNQITEVKVKAEKSDRPSCSDSSSLGDDGYHTELVDGEQVVAVNVGGYGSVLQHKYPYSQAASQTSNLSESYGNISNSSPSRSMLNCYRGGRARQKRTSSVPGDIQNVVQSSENETVVSTPSYETSPRERTSRGYWHPYSERLICIYCGKTFNQKGSLDRHMRLHMGITPFVCKYCGKKYTRKDQLEYHIRGHTDDKPFKCEVCGKCFPFQGTLNQHLRKNHPAVAEVKSRIESPERTDVYLEQSNDASETNIDSNVEIHTASTSPE; this is encoded by the coding sequence ATGGACAGCAACAGCTACATTCAGTTTGATGTGCCGGAGTACAGCAACACTGTTCTGAGCCAACTGAACGAGCTGCGGATGCAAGGGAAACTATGTGACATTGTTGTCCATATTCAGGGCCAGCCGTTCCGAGCACACAAGGCCGTGCTGGCCGCCAGCTCTCCCTACTTCCGAGACCATTCGGCACTAAGTAACATGAGTGGCTTATCTATATCTGTTATCAAGAACCCCAACGTCTTTGAGCAGTTGCTTTCCTTCTGCTACACTGGAAGGATGTCGGTGCAATTAAAGGACGTTGTAAGCTTTCTGACTGCAGCCAGCTTTCTTCAGATGCAGTGCGTCATTGATAAATGCACCCACATACTAGAGACCATTCATTCAAAAATCAGCGTCGTGGAGGTCAACTCTGTACCCGGCGAAGACGGGTTAAACGGTCAGAATGGTGTCAAAGATGACGGCTATTTTGCCAACCCGGTGGAAATATCCCCTCCTTATTGCGGGACAATTCGACAGACTATCATAGGCGGCGATTCCAAGATGGAAGTCATATCAAGTAAGATGCTAAGAAGCCGTTCCCAAGAAGAGGGCCACTCTGATAGAGGAAGCAGCGGTAGTATCTCGGAACATGAGGTTCAGATTGAAGGCGACCCTGACCAAGTAGACATTAGAGATAACCAAATCACTGAGGTTAAAGTAAAAGCTGAGAAATCTGACAGGCCGAGTTGCTCTGATAGCTCTTCTCTTGGCGATGATGGCTACCACACGGAATTGGTTGATGGAGAACAAGTGGTGGCTGTGAATGTAGGTGGCTATGGGTCTGTGTTGCAACACAAATATCCCTATTCACAAGCTGCTTCCCAAACTAGCAACCTGTCAGAGTCCTATGGAAATATAAGTAACTCAAGTCCTTCCAGGTCAATGCTGAACTGTTATCGCGGGGGACGGGCACGGCAGAAGAGAACGTCCAGCGTGCCCGGCGATATACAAAATGTCGTTCAAAGTTCCGAAAATGAAACGGTGGTGAGCACCCCAAGCTACGAGACCAGTCCACGTGAAAGAACTAGCAGAGGCTACTGGCACCCCTACAGCGAAAGACTTATCTGCATCTACTGCGGCAAGACTTTCAACCAAAAGGGAAGCCTCGACCGACACATGCGCCTGCACATGGGAATTACCCCCTTTGTGTGCAAGTACTGCGGGAAGAAATACACACGTAAAGACCAGCTAGAATACCACATACGAGGGCACACAGACGACAAGCCCTTCAAATGCGAGGTGTGCGGCAAATGCTTTCCCTTTCAAGGCACTCTGAATCAACACTTACGGAAAAACCACCCCGCTGTGGCAGAGGTCAAAAGCCGAATTGAGTCGCCCGAGAGAACAGACGTGTACCTGGAGCAGAGTAACGATGCTTCTGAAACAAATATTGACTCAAATGTTGAAATTCATACAGCGTCTACCAGCCCCGAATAA